A window of Rhipicephalus microplus isolate Deutch F79 chromosome X, USDA_Rmic, whole genome shotgun sequence genomic DNA:
TGATTAAACTGAAAACGTTCTAAATTCATTCATAATACCCATTTAGCACGAATGTTTTCTTAGCATTGATTTCATCGAGTACGTGCATGGCGAAGACAACTAATGTCTCGTTGTCCTGCGCCTTCATTTTCAAAGTGGATTCATACTTTCTGCAGGTTAGTTAACTTTTAACAGTAATATATACCTTTACTTCGTACCTTTATAATCTGCTACTCGATATTGAGAAGAAATTGCCACCGTATTGCTGAAGAGCGGGTAACACGGCGGGCTTGGAAAGAAGTGACCATCGGCATACGTCAGCGACGGAGCAGgcgagtccgtgccgtgacgtcacttcGCCGTGACTGCAGCGACGCCACTGTTTGTTCTCGGGACTAATAGTGTTCAAAACTAAATAGGTGTTTCACAAAAGTCTGGAATTCTCGCCAGCGCGCCTCTTCGTCAAAGGAAGGGGGCCTTTGTATTGGGAAAGGACTTCCAGGCACTAACCACTTTGAACGGCGCTGGCGGGCCTTCCCTGCATATGTACCCAAAAGGGGCACGTATGTGTTCGGGGAAAATGATCTCAAAGGGAATGCGTACGCCCTAAAGAGAATTTGACTGTTTTGGCCGTTGACTTAGCACAAGCGAAGGAGGCTGTCATCGGTGCCACGAGTCTCACGTAGGCGGTGATTACGGAGTGTCGCGGGCAACGTATTTAGACGGCTGCGACACCGGGACCCTCGCCGCCTACCAAGCCAGAGAGAACTTCAGCGGCACCCCGTCCACTCCCTTAGGTGAACCACGAACAGGGCCTGTTCCGTACGGAACTTactagatgcaaagcagctctttgactagcctgtgtactTTGTCCCTCCGCCCACACCGCGCTCCCCTAACCGCAGGTGTtggggtggtgccaagtaggtcacgccttttCTCGCAGTGCTCACGCGATGATGTCACTATATCCCTAGCCTATCGACATTCATCCCGTGTCATCTCGCTCGCTTCACCTTTTCCACCACTCGAAATGTTCGAGCACAGATCGAGTGGAAACACCCTTCCGGTTCGTTTATCTGTCATGAAATttgcacgaaacccaacccgcctcccatcTCTTTGAGTTTTCAAGAAACATTTACTTGAGTAAcggctacaccgagtttcactttaaaccgttcttccagcacccgcgtcgacatacgttatGGTGGGGTCGACAGCCTGCACAGCGCTGCTACTTTCCATCCCATTGTGGTTCCCTTccgggattgattgattgtttcatatgttggatttaacgtcgcaaaatcgccatatgattatgagagacgccgtagtggagggctcgggaaatttcgaccacctggggccctTCCAAGAGATGGTCTATACTTTTTATTATAGTTTTTCGCGGCCGTTATTTTATTAACcacatttttttaaacactcttttaGTGCTCTGCGCCGCTCGAGCAGTCAAGATTCCAGAGCACAATTTTTTAgtaatgtttgtttgttttttgttttattcatgCCCGCTTACTTTATTATATTCTGCGttgtttttatgttttatttgtaatGTTTTAACATAGTTAGCTTTGCAGTTAGTTCATATCTATCAGGCGAATTTTCACGTTTTTTGCTTAGTTTATTTATGTTATCTCTTGCCGTTGTTCATACTTCATTGAAGTGCTTGCTTGTGTTTATTCGAATGTCCGTGTCCGCTCGATGAGTCTGTAGGACCGACCCAAACCACACAAtgcgtgcaaccccgcacggggtGTCCGACCTACACAACTTTTATATATATACCACTTCGAGgtctttcaggcgtcgcaggcctaaacgtaaagtggaagcctgtgaTTCTGTGGCACGCTGGTGTTATATCGGTGGGGCCTCACCCGGAGTGTGGGACAAGGTGTGTCCAGCCACCGTATAGGCGCTTTACTGCTGTAAGGAGTTCCGTATACTAATTGCTGTCATCGTTGACCgaatcttcattttttttgtcgGCGTTGCACTTTACAATCTACCCAAGAAAGCAATGAACAAGAGTCAGGCAAATTATTGTTTCCGCCGTTCTTGAGATGAGGTGGTCAGTTACTATAATGCACCTAATATAAACATAGATAAAAAGAATAATTGAGGTAATTCACCGCGGTGGATCAGTTGTTGTGGTGCTCCGCTGATGAACCGTAGGTTGTGGGTTCCattccggccgtggcggtcagatttcgatggaggcgaaatggttgaagctcgtgtattgtgcgatgccagtgcaggttaaagaactccagaaggtcgaaatttctggagccctccactacggcgtctctcatgatcatatggtggttttgggacgtaaagcccccAATATTATCAACAATTAGGGTAATGCATCGTGCGCCCTTAAGCGCCTGCTTCCCCGTGTTCAATGGTGTAGAAAAGTGTGGTCGCAATTAAACGCCCTTAGAATAGAAAGTATGTGTGTACTGCTTTCATGCGATCAAGAAGTATATTCCCCTCCTCGGATAGGGAAAAATTGTGGACTTCAGTAAAATAGAAAGAGACAAAAGCGTCATACTACGCTAAAGTGTGACATAGGCACTTCAATGTCTTTAGATAGACTGCACTATTGAGAATGTTATATTGCGATTTGTGGTTAAAGAAAACGAAATTGTATCAACACGGTGAATAACATGCATTCACGCTGTACAGATGACTACGGAGATTCTAGTGACCCCGGCCGAAGAAGAGCCCTTGACATGCCAACAGCTGCGAGAAGATGAGACTCGGCATTTCTCAGACTCTATTACCACCACATCGCCGCAGCAAATTGTGTGCAGCAATAGCAGTTACGTGGGCATCCACTCTGGTGCCTTCCTGGACATGCACAGCCCTATGGAGGTCTCCACGTCGGTGGTGCTCAACTTCTGCCGCAAGAACGTGCTCCGCCACTACTTCCGGCTCCTCGCCGTCGTCGGCTGGCTGCCCCTAGTGGATGCCAGCGAGCCTGTACACTGCCAGCCCGCGCTCCAGACACTCAACGCCATGTACAACCTGATAGTCTTTGTCGTGCTCTTTATGGGGCAGATGCTACAGTACGCGTCCTGCTTTCGTAGAGACGGCATCATGAACTACAGGTCATCGGCGCTCCACTTCAACACCCTCAAGCACTTCGGATGGGTCGAAGGAAGTGACGCGGTAATTATGACTGCCTTCACCAGAATTCCTAACGAGTAGGATTTCCTTGTGGCTAATGCAACAAGACTATTTTGAGAAGTGCAGTCGTATAGCTGTTCTTAAATAAATAGTTGTGTGGTAAAAATCAGAAGGGCGTTACAGGGTGTCCCATACTGATGGTGATTGTGCCTTATTTTGATATATAGGCAGAGCAAGTCCCGAAAAATCTGCAGTCTATTCTGCTACTGTCAGGTCGTGACATCAGATGCCTGCAGatgcggccgcattttcgatggaggcggaaatgcttgaggcccatgcgcctggatttaggtgcacgttaaagaaccccagggatcaaaatttccgaagcccttgcctacggcgtttctcataatcatatggtggttttgggacgttaaacgacaacaaaagaaaaaaactcgtgtgtgtgtgtgaaaaagaaAATGTAATGAGAGAAAGCTGATGAAGTACAAAGTGATGGCAGCACAACAGAGCACTTAAAAATGTGAAATAAAGGTGTGCTATAAAGTGACAGCTTCATTGAAATTAAGCTTGTCGAAAAATAGACTTCAGGGGGAGGGGAGAACACGGAGAAAGCACTTTTTAGGGGTCTACAACAAAAGCACAACCTTGTTTGCAGGTACAGAATGCCTGGAGTATTTTGCTGAACAATGATAGGGCTAAACGAGATAATATATATGTAAGGAAAACCAATATTGCAAAATTTTAGTATTCACAACATCGCAGCGAGATAACATACTCGCCACAGTGCTCGCTTTTTGATCCACAGAACACATCACTCAATAACCGATGTTATTTGTGAGCAATAAAGTCGCGGAACTTCTTATTACTCAACAAATTGTTCGCCCAGCCTGACTGATTCTTTTCGTTGCAGACATGTGGCGGCAGCTGGTTCGCTGTGTACGTTCTACCATCGGCAATGCAGATATCTGCGTACGTAATCGCCTTGGTGCATATGCGCTCGAGCGAGTACGAACAGTTCCAAGCACTCGTGGAAAAAGTGTTCCTGCAACTGACCACCAGTGGCGTCTGGAACGTCGCCAGGAAGCGCATCACTCGTCGTCTGCACGCCGTCTACGCCGCCGGCGTGTTCTGGATCCTCTCCTCGTTGGCGTCGCAGTTGCTCAACATTTACGCCGGCGGCACGCTAAACTTCCAGTGGATCTACGTCTCTGAGGGCGACGAGGAGGTTCACTACTTTCTCCTTGCGGCACTCGTGCTGATGCTTATGTTCCACGACGTCGTGAGCATGACCCTCGCCACGAGCTACGCCATCCATTGCCAGCTGGTGCTCGTCTACCTGCAGAACATGTCGCAAGCCGTGCGCGAGAAGCGGACGACGTTGCTCGAGTTCTACCGCGGCATCGGGGAGGCCCGCAAGAGCGTCCGCTTCCTCAACCAAAGACACGCGCTCGCTGTGACCGTGCAGACAATGTGGGTCGCCTCCAGGACGGTGGTCTGCTTCTACGCCCTGCTGAGCACACCATGGACGCAGTGGCAGCGCTTCGCGGCTGCCTGGCTTAACGTGGCCGTA
This region includes:
- the LOC119161617 gene encoding uncharacterized protein LOC119161617; this translates as MTTEILVTPAEEEPLTCQQLREDETRHFSDSITTTSPQQIVCSNSSYVGIHSGAFLDMHSPMEVSTSVVLNFCRKNVLRHYFRLLAVVGWLPLVDASEPVHCQPALQTLNAMYNLIVFVVLFMGQMLQYASCFRRDGIMNYRSSALHFNTLKHFGWVEGSDATCGGSWFAVYVLPSAMQISAYVIALVHMRSSEYEQFQALVEKVFLQLTTSGVWNVARKRITRRLHAVYAAGVFWILSSLASQLLNIYAGGTLNFQWIYVSEGDEEVHYFLLAALVLMLMFHDVVSMTLATSYAIHCQLVLVYLQNMSQAVREKRTTLLEFYRGIGEARKSVRFLNQRHALAVTVQTMWVASRTVVCFYALLSTPWTQWQRFAAAWLNVAVWFSLLLIPLVQASRLSSECNHVREVGLEIMARPFGYANVPSSDLDTFLLFTSSLRMQAKLCALPVTKRTVVFVFLLIGLSLFMSVQLDIVHFRP